One window from the genome of Eriocheir sinensis breed Jianghai 21 chromosome 7, ASM2467909v1, whole genome shotgun sequence encodes:
- the LOC126994218 gene encoding ATP synthase subunit O, mitochondrial-like, protein MAARFAVLARSFSTSAARQQLVQPPIQIFGMEGRYATALYSAATKKKVLDAVDKDLKEFTTLMKNDIQLKEFILNPLLSKDLKKDGISSVLAKKNASPLTANFMATLIENGRLGKVESIIGAFETIMSALRGEIVCEVITAKPLDAATQKELEATLKAFVKSGQVIKLTTKVDPTIIGGMLVSIGDKYVDMSMSSKINRFTSLLQEAV, encoded by the exons ATGGCTGCTCGATTTGCTGTCCTG GCGAGGTCCTTCTCCACCTCTGCTGCTCGTCAGCAGTTGGTTCAG CCGCCCATCCAAATTTTTGGCATGGAGGGCCGCTATGCCACTGCCCTCTACTCGGCCGCCACCAAGAAGAAGGTCTTGGATGCCGTTGACAAGGACCTCAAGGAATTCACT ACCCTGATGAAGAACGACATTCAGCTGAAGGAGTTTATTCTGAACCCGCTGCTGAGCAAAGACCTGAAGAAGGACGGCATCAGCTCCGTGCTCGCCAAGAAGAACGCCAGCCCCCTCACCGCTAACTTCATGG CCACCCTCATCGAAAATGGACGCCTTGGCAAAGTAGAAAGCATCATCGGTGCGTTTGAAACCATCATGTCGGCCCTGCGCGGCGAGATCGTGTGCGAGGTGATCACTGCCAAG CCCTTGGACGCAGCCACACAGAAGGAGCTGGAGGCCACACTCAAGGCATTCGTCAAGTCCGGCCAGGTCATCAAGCTCACAACCAAGGTGGACCCAACCATCATCGGCGGAATGCTCGTCTCCATTGGTGACAAGTACGTCGATATGTCCATGTCCTCCAAGATCAACCGCTTCACTTCTTTGCTCCAGGAGGCTGTCTAG